The Benincasa hispida cultivar B227 chromosome 11, ASM972705v1, whole genome shotgun sequence genome has a segment encoding these proteins:
- the LOC120090519 gene encoding MLO-like protein 10 isoform X1: protein MMSVFCLCFYLLFGGAAAGGGDGGGHSRELDNTPTWAVAGVCFFFIVISIVLEKVLHKVGTWLTEKHKSSLFEALEKVKAELMILGFISLLLTFAQAYIVQICIPPAMANFMLPCHLEEKDDSSSAAGEDEHHRRLQWLIRRSLAGGHNVASCKDGKVSLISIHGLHQLHILIFFLAVFHVLFSVITMTLGRVKIRGWKEWEQETATHNYEFFNDPARFRLTHETSFVKAHTSFWTRLPFFFYIGCFFRQFYGSVSKADYLTLRNGFITVHLAPGSKFNFQRYIKRSLEDDFKVVVGVSPVLWLSFVIFLLLNLAGWHTLFWASFIPLIIILAVGSKLQGILIRMALEISEKHAVVQGIPLVQGSDKYFWFCRPQLILHLMHFALFQNAFQTTYILSTMYSFGPNSCFSDGLILTIVKVGIGVVALFLCSYVTLPIYALVTQMGSSMKRSIFDEQTSKALKKWHETAKKKKKKRVQRPSATKTLGGSSNVSPLHSFRRSLRRFKTTGHSIRVPAYEDLESSDYEGDPLATPKQVSTSESINIDVDGDEIQQIAETDQPHSPKQTKEEVDEFSFIKPAAPLK, encoded by the exons atgaTGTCTGTTTTTTGTCTCTGCTTCTACCTTCTGTTTGGTGGCGCCGCCGCGGGCGGTGGAGACGGCGGCGGCCACTCCCGGGAGCTCGATAACACACCCACCTGGGCAGTTGCTGgtgtttgtttctttttcattgttatttCCATTGTCTTGGAAAAAGTTCTTCACAAAGTTGGAACG TGGTTGACAGAAAAGCACAAGAGTTCTCTGTTTGAAGCTCTGGAGAAGGTTAAGGCTG AGTTGATGATTTTGGGTTTCATTTCCCTGCTTCTGACTTTTGCACAAGCATATATAGTCCAAATTTGTATTCCTCCGGCCATGGCAAACTTCATGTTGCCCTGTCACCTTGAAGAGAAAGATGACTCATCATCTGCAGCCGGTGAAGACGAACATCACCGGAGACTACAATGGCTAATTCGAAGATCGTTGGCAGGAGGCCACAATGTCGCCTCGTGTAAGGAT GGTAAGGTGTCTCTTATATCTATTCATGGATTGCATCAGTTACACATTCTCATATTCTTCTTAGCTGTGTTTCATGTCCTCTTTAGTGTTATAACAATGACACTTGGAAGGGTGAAG ATTCGAGGCTGGAAGGAGTGGGAGCAGGAAACTGCAACCCATAACTATGAGTTTTTCAACG ATCCTGCAAGATTTAGGCTTACTCATGAGACATCTTTTGTGAAAGCTCACACCAGCTTTTGGACAcgtcttcctttcttcttctacatt GGCTGCTTCTTCAGGCAATTTTATGGGTCTGTTAGTAAGGCTGATTACTTGACGCTGCGCAATGGATTCATAACA GTTCATTTAGCACCTGGAAGTAAATTTAACTTCCAGAGATATATTAAAAGGTCTTTAGAAGATGACTTCAAGGTAGTCGTCGGTGTGAG TCCTGTTCTGTGGTTGTCATTTGTGATCTTCCTTCTCCTTAATCTGGCTG GATGGCATACATTGTTCTGGGCATCATTTATCCCTCTGATT ATAATCTTAGCTGTTGGATCAAAGCTTCAAGGCATTTTGATTAGGATGGCTCTTGAAATCTCTGAGAAACATGCAGTGGTCCAGGGAATTCCACTCGTGCAAGGATCCGACAAATATTTCTGGTTCTGTCGACCTCAACTGATTCTTCATCTCATGCATTTTGCTTTATTTCAG AATGCATTCCAGACCACCTATATTTTGTCTACAATG TATTCTTTTGGCCCGAATTCCTGCTTCTCTGATGGTCTGATCCTTACAATTGTAAAAGTTGGTATAGG GGTAGTAGCATTATTTCTATGCAGCTATGTTACACTTCCAATATACGCCCTTGTAACTCAG ATGGGTTCGAGTATGAAGAGGTCCATCTTTGATGAACAGACATCAAAGGCACTCAAGAAATGGCATGAAACagccaagaagaagaagaagaagcgggTTCAACGACCCTCAGCAACTAAAACACTTGGAGGTAGTTCGAATGTTTCACCTCTACACTCCTTTAGACGCTCATTGCGACGGTTTAAAACTACGGGACACTCCATACGTGTGCCTGCATATGAGGACCTTGAGTCGTCTGATTACGAGGGCGATCCATTAGCAACACCTAAACAAGTATCAACAAGCGAATCGATTAACATTGATGTAGATGGAGATGAAATACAACAAATTGCTGAAACAGACCAACCCCACAGTCCAAAGCAAACTAAAGAAGAAGTAGATGAGTTCTCATTTATAAAGCCTGCAGCACCACTGAAATAA
- the LOC120090519 gene encoding MLO-like protein 8 isoform X2 encodes MILGFISLLLTFAQAYIVQICIPPAMANFMLPCHLEEKDDSSSAAGEDEHHRRLQWLIRRSLAGGHNVASCKDGKVSLISIHGLHQLHILIFFLAVFHVLFSVITMTLGRVKIRGWKEWEQETATHNYEFFNDPARFRLTHETSFVKAHTSFWTRLPFFFYIGCFFRQFYGSVSKADYLTLRNGFITVHLAPGSKFNFQRYIKRSLEDDFKVVVGVSPVLWLSFVIFLLLNLAGWHTLFWASFIPLIIILAVGSKLQGILIRMALEISEKHAVVQGIPLVQGSDKYFWFCRPQLILHLMHFALFQNAFQTTYILSTMYSFGPNSCFSDGLILTIVKVGIGVVALFLCSYVTLPIYALVTQMGSSMKRSIFDEQTSKALKKWHETAKKKKKKRVQRPSATKTLGGSSNVSPLHSFRRSLRRFKTTGHSIRVPAYEDLESSDYEGDPLATPKQVSTSESINIDVDGDEIQQIAETDQPHSPKQTKEEVDEFSFIKPAAPLK; translated from the exons ATGATTTTGGGTTTCATTTCCCTGCTTCTGACTTTTGCACAAGCATATATAGTCCAAATTTGTATTCCTCCGGCCATGGCAAACTTCATGTTGCCCTGTCACCTTGAAGAGAAAGATGACTCATCATCTGCAGCCGGTGAAGACGAACATCACCGGAGACTACAATGGCTAATTCGAAGATCGTTGGCAGGAGGCCACAATGTCGCCTCGTGTAAGGAT GGTAAGGTGTCTCTTATATCTATTCATGGATTGCATCAGTTACACATTCTCATATTCTTCTTAGCTGTGTTTCATGTCCTCTTTAGTGTTATAACAATGACACTTGGAAGGGTGAAG ATTCGAGGCTGGAAGGAGTGGGAGCAGGAAACTGCAACCCATAACTATGAGTTTTTCAACG ATCCTGCAAGATTTAGGCTTACTCATGAGACATCTTTTGTGAAAGCTCACACCAGCTTTTGGACAcgtcttcctttcttcttctacatt GGCTGCTTCTTCAGGCAATTTTATGGGTCTGTTAGTAAGGCTGATTACTTGACGCTGCGCAATGGATTCATAACA GTTCATTTAGCACCTGGAAGTAAATTTAACTTCCAGAGATATATTAAAAGGTCTTTAGAAGATGACTTCAAGGTAGTCGTCGGTGTGAG TCCTGTTCTGTGGTTGTCATTTGTGATCTTCCTTCTCCTTAATCTGGCTG GATGGCATACATTGTTCTGGGCATCATTTATCCCTCTGATT ATAATCTTAGCTGTTGGATCAAAGCTTCAAGGCATTTTGATTAGGATGGCTCTTGAAATCTCTGAGAAACATGCAGTGGTCCAGGGAATTCCACTCGTGCAAGGATCCGACAAATATTTCTGGTTCTGTCGACCTCAACTGATTCTTCATCTCATGCATTTTGCTTTATTTCAG AATGCATTCCAGACCACCTATATTTTGTCTACAATG TATTCTTTTGGCCCGAATTCCTGCTTCTCTGATGGTCTGATCCTTACAATTGTAAAAGTTGGTATAGG GGTAGTAGCATTATTTCTATGCAGCTATGTTACACTTCCAATATACGCCCTTGTAACTCAG ATGGGTTCGAGTATGAAGAGGTCCATCTTTGATGAACAGACATCAAAGGCACTCAAGAAATGGCATGAAACagccaagaagaagaagaagaagcgggTTCAACGACCCTCAGCAACTAAAACACTTGGAGGTAGTTCGAATGTTTCACCTCTACACTCCTTTAGACGCTCATTGCGACGGTTTAAAACTACGGGACACTCCATACGTGTGCCTGCATATGAGGACCTTGAGTCGTCTGATTACGAGGGCGATCCATTAGCAACACCTAAACAAGTATCAACAAGCGAATCGATTAACATTGATGTAGATGGAGATGAAATACAACAAATTGCTGAAACAGACCAACCCCACAGTCCAAAGCAAACTAAAGAAGAAGTAGATGAGTTCTCATTTATAAAGCCTGCAGCACCACTGAAATAA
- the LOC120090520 gene encoding RING-H2 finger protein ATL80-like, which yields MTRYIRALAGNTSLAPPPEAVAMESDFVVILAALLCALICMVGLIAVARCAWLRRGGGSAGNQASANRGLKKKILQSLPKFKYKSTGGEGKIAAECAICLAEFLEGEEIRQLPQCGHCFHVSCVDTWLGSHSSCPSCRQILVVARCQKCGQFPAVVQGGAAHNNEEVEDNNRGLGFLP from the coding sequence atgACTCGCTATATCAGAGCTCTCGCCGGGAATACTTCGTTGGCACCTCCGCCGGAGGCGGTGGCCATGGAGTCGGACTTCGTGGTCATTCTGGCGGCGTTGCTGTGTGCCCTAATTTGTATGGTAGGGCTGATAGCGGTGGCTCGGTGCGCGTGGCTCCGGCGTGGGGGAGGCAGTGCAGGAAATCAGGCGTCGGCGAATAGGGGACTGAAGAAGAAGATCCTGCAGTCGCTCCCAAAATTCAAGTACAAGTCGACGGGGGGAGAGGGGAAAATAGCGGCGGAATGTGCGATCTGCCTGGCGGAGTTCTTGGAGGGGGAGGAGATCCGGCAGCTGCCGCAGTGCGGGCATTGCTTCCACGTTAGCTGCGTAGACACGTGGCTGGGGTCCCACTCCTCATGCCCTTCCTGCCGCCAGATTTTGGTAGTGGCGAGATGCCAGAAGTGCGGGCAGTTTCCGGCGGTGGTGCAAGGCGGCGCTGCTCACAACAACGAGGAGGTGGAAGATAACAACAGGGGTTTGGGATTTCTGCCTTGA